A window from Cryptomeria japonica chromosome 1, Sugi_1.0, whole genome shotgun sequence encodes these proteins:
- the LOC131042462 gene encoding uncharacterized protein LOC131042462 isoform X1 translates to MNALLAAGEEKKLQRKRVKLAMRSAIAESQGASIDIEEEQEALQSIVGSRCGPRIRKPTTTSSIASGSSSRVPGSSSANATVASRSGSIGDYFVPRNTPGAQPSLEATGWTREAHEKCHIACADFWYLNNIPFNVAENPYWLNLVTAMTVVGKGYNAPTCKELSERLLTNDVGRAKEVVEEQKNDWAKYGCTILSDGWTDGKNRTIINFLVACKDNVVFLKSVDASSNVKNVETLAGMLEQVVMEVGVKNVVQIITDNVVAYVSVGRIFQERHPTLFWTPCAAHVLDLLLEDIGKLEWVTPIVENARRITKYIYNHPWVLNLMRQHTQGRYLVRVGVTRFARIFLTLQSVLATLTSLKQIFVSREWLNSPYSKKPEGEAVAFIVFDNQFAQRAAEIVKLSA, encoded by the exons atgaatgccctacttgcagctggggaagagaagaaattgcagagGAAGAGGGTaaagctagccatgagatcagccatagctgaatctcaaggtgcttCTATTGATATTGAAGAGGAACAAGAAGCACTTCAGAGCATAGTGGGCTCTCGGTgtggcccacgtatccgcaaacccaccaccacctcgtCCATTGCATCTggttcctctagtagagtacctggctCTAGTAGTGCCAATGCCACTGTTGCATCACGATCAGGGTCCATAGGTGACtattttgtgcccaggaacacacctggagcacagccatcattagaggccactggatGGACTAGGGAGGCACATGAGAAATGCCACATTGCAtgtgctgatttttggtacttaAACAACATTCCATTCAATGTGGCGGAAAATccttattggctgaatttggtgactgcAATGACAGTTGTAGGAAAGGGGTACAATGCCCCTACTTGCAAGGAGTTGAGTGAgag gttgctcacaaatgATGTTGGTAGGGCAAAGGAAGTGGTAGAGGAACAAAAAAATGATTGGGCAaaatatggctgcaccattctttctgatgggtggacagatggcaagaaccgcaccattataaattttttggttgcttgcaaggacaatgtagtgttcttgaagTCGGTTGATGCCTCCAGTAATGTGAAAAATGtagaaacattggctggaatgttggagcagGTTGTGATGGAGGTGGGGGTaaagaatgtggtgcaaatcatcacagataatgtaGTAGCATATGTGTCAGtag gaagaatcttccaagagaggcaccccactcttttttggacaccttgtgcagcacatgtccttgaccttcttttggaggacataggcaaACTTGAATGGGTGACTCCAATTGTGGAAaatgcaaggaggatcaccaaatatatttacaatcacccttgggttctaaatttgatgagacaacacACACAAGGGAGATATTTGGTGAGAgttggtgtcacaaggtttgcaaggattttcttgacattgcaAAGTGTTCTTGctacattgacttctttgaaacaaatctTTGTGAGTagagaatggcttaactcaccttattcaaagaagcctgaaggagaggctGTGGCATTCATAGTATTCgacaaccaatttgcacaaagggctgcagagattgtgaag